One Cellulosimicrobium protaetiae genomic region harbors:
- the atpC gene encoding ATP synthase F1 subunit epsilon, protein MSVAPSSPSETVAPAGERLVSVEVVTPSGVFWSGDARSVTVPSVSGTLGILPRHQPVAASLKAGRVRLRTPDHPTAEIRIGGGFLVVDDDDVTVLADDAAWVPAR, encoded by the coding sequence GTGTCCGTCGCTCCGTCGTCGCCGTCCGAGACCGTCGCGCCCGCGGGGGAGCGCCTGGTGTCCGTGGAGGTGGTGACGCCGTCCGGGGTCTTCTGGTCCGGTGACGCGCGCAGCGTCACGGTCCCGTCCGTGTCCGGGACGCTCGGCATCCTGCCCCGGCACCAACCCGTCGCGGCGTCGCTCAAGGCCGGGCGGGTGCGGTTGCGGACCCCCGACCATCCCACGGCCGAGATCCGCATCGGGGGCGGGTTCCTCGTGGTCGACGACGACGACGTGACGGTCCTCGCCGACGACGCGGCCTGGGTGCCCGCCCGGTAG
- a CDS encoding DMT family transporter, with translation MPWIILLVSAVFEAVWATALGASDGLSVLVPSLVFFVALALSMIGLGWATRHIPIGTAYAVWVGVGAALTVTYAILTGDESVSVGKVVFIVGIIAAVVGLKLVPSGKDVPEPDAGRTTVERG, from the coding sequence ATGCCGTGGATCATCCTTCTGGTCAGCGCCGTCTTCGAGGCGGTCTGGGCGACCGCGCTCGGCGCGTCCGACGGCCTGTCCGTCCTGGTGCCGTCGCTCGTGTTCTTCGTGGCGCTCGCGCTGAGCATGATCGGGCTGGGCTGGGCGACGCGGCACATCCCCATCGGCACCGCCTACGCGGTGTGGGTCGGCGTCGGCGCCGCGCTCACGGTCACCTACGCGATCCTCACCGGCGACGAGTCGGTCAGCGTCGGCAAGGTGGTCTTCATCGTGGGGATCATCGCCGCGGTGGTCGGGCTCAAGCTCGTGCCGTCCGGCAAGGACGTTCCCGAACCCGACGCCGGACGCACGACCGTCGAGCGCGGGTAG
- a CDS encoding IS30 family transposase: MVRGGVSVPRQWRREFWRAFVDGVPVVAAAAGVGVSTRTVQAWIAESGGVPDIDLAAPTGRFVSFEERERMALLRAEGHSYAAIGRRLGRPRSTIWRELTNPGRRASDGRYVPSVAQAHRDRQAARPKQDRRKLALDPRLAGYVCDRLDGTVRPDSRRARVWSPQQIANRLPVDFPDDESMRISHEAIYQALYVQGRGGLRAELHTALRTGRARRRPRAQARTKRQGQRLLPPDVLISERPAEIADRAVPGHWEGDLIIGAGNKSAIGTLVERSTRFVMLLHLPHGYAAEQVAEAMRTKIRALPEHLRRTLTWDRGREMTPNVGIDIGFTDPIDLFFCDPHAPWQRGSNENTNGLLRQYYPKGTDLSVHPASDLEDVADALNTRPRQTLGWATPAEKLAALLSPT; this comes from the coding sequence ATGGTGCGTGGTGGGGTGTCGGTGCCGCGGCAGTGGCGGCGGGAGTTCTGGCGGGCGTTCGTCGATGGCGTGCCTGTGGTCGCGGCGGCCGCGGGGGTGGGCGTGTCGACCCGCACGGTGCAGGCCTGGATCGCTGAGTCTGGCGGGGTGCCTGATATCGATCTCGCCGCGCCCACGGGCCGGTTCGTGTCGTTCGAAGAACGCGAGCGGATGGCGTTGCTGCGTGCCGAGGGTCATTCGTACGCGGCGATCGGGCGGCGGCTGGGCCGTCCACGCTCGACGATCTGGCGTGAGTTGACCAACCCGGGCCGGCGGGCGAGCGATGGTCGGTATGTGCCCTCGGTCGCGCAGGCCCACCGCGACCGGCAGGCCGCGCGTCCCAAACAGGATCGGCGCAAGCTCGCGCTCGACCCGCGCCTGGCGGGCTATGTCTGCGACCGGCTGGACGGCACCGTGCGACCGGACAGCCGCCGCGCACGGGTGTGGAGCCCGCAGCAGATCGCGAACCGCCTCCCGGTCGACTTCCCCGATGATGAGTCGATGCGGATCAGTCACGAGGCGATCTATCAGGCGTTGTATGTCCAGGGCCGTGGCGGGCTGCGCGCCGAGCTGCACACCGCGCTGCGGACCGGACGCGCCCGCCGCCGCCCTCGGGCCCAGGCCCGCACCAAGCGTCAGGGGCAACGCCTGCTACCGCCCGATGTCCTGATCAGCGAACGCCCGGCCGAGATCGCCGACCGCGCCGTGCCGGGCCACTGGGAGGGCGATCTGATCATCGGTGCCGGCAACAAGTCCGCGATCGGGACCCTGGTCGAGCGCAGCACCCGGTTCGTGATGCTGCTGCACCTGCCGCACGGCTACGCCGCCGAGCAGGTCGCAGAAGCGATGCGGACCAAGATCCGGGCCCTGCCCGAGCACCTACGACGCACCCTCACCTGGGACCGGGGCCGAGAGATGACACCGAACGTCGGCATCGACATCGGATTCACCGATCCCATCGACCTGTTCTTCTGCGACCCGCACGCACCCTGGCAGCGCGGCAGCAACGAGAACACCAACGGGCTCCTACGCCAGTACTACCCCAAAGGCACCGACCTGTCCGTGCACCCCGCATCCGACCTCGAAGACGTCGCAGACGCCCTCAACACCCGACCCCGCCAAACCCTCGGCTGGGCCACCCCCGCCGAGAAGCTCGCCGCGCTACTCTCACCAACCTGA
- a CDS encoding FBP domain-containing protein: MNPLTEKQIRASFVNASKREAAQATLPDLDTLDWDRLDYLGWRDRKAPLLAYAVVEVDGEPRGVLLRSTDAKTGGMRKRAVCAWCEDVVVTDDVSLYVARRAGAAGRRGNTVGTLICTHFLCSQNVRRTPTRTEIGDDQSMRDLFIELRVDGLRERSARFVTEVMRDA, from the coding sequence ATGAACCCTCTGACCGAGAAGCAGATCCGCGCGTCGTTCGTCAACGCCTCCAAGCGCGAGGCCGCGCAGGCGACCCTCCCCGACCTCGACACGCTCGACTGGGACCGCCTCGACTACCTCGGGTGGCGCGACCGCAAGGCGCCGCTGCTCGCGTACGCCGTCGTCGAGGTCGACGGCGAGCCGCGCGGCGTCCTGCTGCGCTCCACCGACGCCAAGACGGGCGGCATGCGCAAGCGCGCCGTGTGCGCGTGGTGCGAGGACGTCGTCGTGACGGACGACGTCAGCCTCTACGTCGCCCGACGCGCCGGCGCCGCCGGGCGCCGCGGCAACACCGTCGGCACCCTCATCTGCACGCACTTCCTGTGCTCGCAGAACGTGCGCCGCACCCCGACCCGCACCGAGATCGGCGACGACCAGTCGATGCGCGACCTCTTCATCGAGCTCCGCGTCGACGGCCTCCGCGAGCGCTCCGCCCGCTTCGTCACCGAGGTCATGCGCGACGCCTGA
- a CDS encoding MMPL family transporter yields MALGRLLHRTGRFAARRRGVVLGVWAVLLVLGAVLGGAVFDKTTDVEPAPPGSASALAAERLDELEPEGETVVAVLSGRDYFSTDLIAQASDVLHGVRAMPGVVEVFDAYTGGGLIADDGQGSLVIVELDPALSDDEALALAHQVSDALHTIDTPEVLVGGALLAEEAFVDQAITDAAVGEGVAIAVLLVVLVIVLGGLRAGLVPLLSALAAIAVALLVLSGLLGVVPVNEFAVNVVTLLGLGLTVDYSLLVLARFREERAEHPGLPLDELVGRTLATAGRAVLASGLAVAIALTGLLLLGDSLLSGMAVGGAIVVLVATAAGLTLVPALVATWHRAIPAPGVRTWSHPWTGRGGAGTLGRLARTAQRHAVLVTLGATALLLALAAPLGSMTLGSSEVHSLPADAEARLAADASTSRFADLGVTPITVLVEAPRGDEAASAYLDQVAALPGVEDAMQDTDYPSEVLVVDVTPDVGEGGDATGAAAQDLLHAIRAIDTAGLDVHVAGPAAEVVDTQEHLAQRLPLAAGVVVLATFALLFLLTGSLVVPLKALVLNLLTLAATLGVLVSVFQHGVGASLLGFEPWGALDVTTPLLIGMLVFGLSTDYEVFLLARTAEEWRARTPGEDPRAANDRAVLRGITATGPVVTTAAVAIGIVFLGFAAGQLVAMKEVGVGMAVAVLLDVTVVRGLLLPATMTLLGRWNWWPSWRSARPEPTTGETEPGRASVRATAERGRGGSTIRRSSLAAPASPATTRPTPAPPSPSASAAPSAPPR; encoded by the coding sequence ATGGCGCTCGGACGCCTCCTGCACCGGACCGGACGGTTCGCCGCGCGCCGCCGCGGCGTCGTCCTCGGCGTCTGGGCGGTCCTTCTCGTCCTCGGCGCGGTGCTCGGCGGAGCCGTCTTCGACAAGACGACCGACGTCGAGCCCGCGCCGCCCGGCAGCGCGTCGGCCCTCGCGGCCGAGCGCCTCGACGAGCTCGAGCCCGAGGGCGAGACCGTCGTCGCCGTCCTGTCCGGGCGCGACTACTTCTCCACGGACCTGATCGCCCAGGCCAGCGACGTGCTGCACGGCGTCCGCGCGATGCCGGGCGTCGTCGAGGTGTTCGACGCCTACACCGGCGGTGGCCTCATCGCCGACGACGGCCAGGGCTCGCTCGTGATCGTCGAGCTCGACCCCGCGCTGTCGGACGACGAGGCGCTCGCCCTCGCGCACCAGGTCTCCGACGCGCTCCACACCATCGACACCCCCGAGGTCCTCGTCGGCGGTGCCCTGCTCGCGGAGGAGGCGTTCGTCGACCAGGCGATCACCGACGCCGCGGTGGGGGAGGGCGTCGCGATCGCGGTGCTGCTCGTCGTGCTCGTGATCGTCCTCGGCGGCCTGCGCGCGGGCCTGGTCCCGCTGCTGTCCGCGCTCGCGGCGATCGCGGTCGCGCTCCTCGTGCTCAGCGGGCTGCTGGGCGTCGTCCCCGTCAACGAGTTCGCCGTGAACGTCGTGACGCTGCTCGGCCTCGGCCTCACGGTGGACTACTCCCTGCTCGTGCTCGCGCGCTTCCGCGAGGAACGCGCCGAGCACCCGGGTCTCCCGCTCGACGAGCTGGTCGGGCGCACGCTCGCCACCGCCGGGCGCGCCGTGCTCGCGTCGGGGCTCGCCGTCGCGATCGCCCTGACCGGCCTGCTCCTGCTCGGCGACTCGCTGCTCTCCGGCATGGCCGTCGGGGGCGCGATCGTCGTGCTCGTCGCGACCGCCGCGGGGCTCACGCTCGTGCCCGCGCTCGTCGCGACGTGGCACCGCGCCATCCCCGCCCCGGGCGTGCGGACGTGGTCCCACCCGTGGACCGGGCGCGGCGGCGCCGGCACGCTCGGCCGCCTCGCCCGCACCGCCCAGCGCCACGCCGTGCTCGTCACGCTCGGCGCGACGGCCCTCCTGCTCGCGCTCGCCGCACCGCTCGGCTCGATGACGCTCGGCAGCTCCGAGGTCCACTCCCTGCCCGCCGACGCCGAGGCGCGCCTCGCCGCCGACGCGTCCACGTCGCGCTTCGCCGACCTCGGCGTCACCCCGATCACCGTCCTCGTCGAGGCACCCCGCGGCGACGAGGCCGCCTCCGCCTACCTCGACCAGGTCGCGGCCCTGCCCGGCGTCGAGGACGCCATGCAGGACACCGACTACCCGTCCGAGGTCCTCGTCGTCGACGTCACGCCCGACGTCGGCGAGGGCGGCGACGCTACCGGCGCCGCGGCCCAGGACCTGCTGCACGCGATCCGAGCGATCGACACCGCAGGCCTCGACGTGCACGTCGCCGGCCCGGCCGCCGAGGTCGTCGACACCCAGGAGCACCTCGCGCAGCGCCTCCCGCTCGCCGCGGGCGTCGTCGTGCTCGCGACGTTCGCGCTCCTCTTCCTGCTCACCGGCTCGCTCGTCGTGCCGCTCAAGGCGCTCGTGCTCAACCTGCTCACGCTCGCCGCGACGCTCGGCGTGCTCGTCTCGGTGTTCCAGCACGGCGTCGGCGCGTCGCTGCTCGGGTTCGAGCCGTGGGGCGCGCTCGACGTCACGACGCCGCTGCTCATCGGCATGCTCGTGTTCGGCCTGTCGACCGACTACGAGGTGTTCCTCCTCGCGCGCACCGCCGAGGAGTGGCGCGCCCGCACCCCCGGCGAGGACCCGCGCGCCGCGAACGACCGGGCCGTGCTCCGCGGTATCACCGCGACCGGCCCGGTCGTCACGACAGCGGCCGTCGCCATCGGCATCGTGTTCCTCGGCTTCGCGGCGGGGCAGCTCGTCGCGATGAAGGAGGTCGGCGTCGGCATGGCCGTCGCCGTGCTGCTCGACGTGACCGTCGTGCGGGGGCTCCTGCTCCCCGCGACGATGACGCTGCTGGGGCGGTGGAACTGGTGGCCTTCGTGGCGATCGGCCCGTCCGGAGCCGACCACGGGCGAGACGGAGCCGGGCAGGGCATCCGTCCGGGCGACGGCGGAGCGGGGGCGGGGCGGGTCGACCATCCGCCGCTCGTCCCTCGCGGCTCCCGCCAGCCCCGCCACGACCCGCCCCACCCCCGCTCCGCCGTCGCCCTCCGCTTCGGCCGCACCGTCCGCTCCACCGAGGTAG
- a CDS encoding DMT family transporter, with amino-acid sequence MAWLVLVLSGLLEAVWATALGASDNFRKWRPTVVFFVALALSMVGLAWAMTSLPTGTAYAVWVGIGATLTVVWGFVTGKERATMARVGLLVLLVGSVIGLKAVS; translated from the coding sequence ATGGCTTGGCTCGTCCTGGTCCTCTCGGGCCTGCTCGAGGCGGTGTGGGCCACCGCGCTCGGAGCGTCGGACAACTTCCGGAAGTGGCGCCCGACGGTCGTCTTCTTCGTCGCCCTCGCGCTGAGCATGGTCGGGCTCGCGTGGGCGATGACCTCCCTCCCCACCGGTACCGCCTACGCGGTGTGGGTCGGGATCGGCGCGACGCTCACCGTCGTGTGGGGATTCGTCACCGGCAAGGAGCGCGCGACGATGGCCCGGGTGGGCCTCCTCGTGCTGCTCGTCGGGTCCGTCATCGGCCTCAAGGCGGTGAGCTGA
- a CDS encoding VOC family protein: MTTTIGRTVLLCRDLDASAAFWADGFGFGTLFRGETDGFPLLHVGPGRVDEPGLWLVPLPDGATPLTRHGLPNLVLYVDDLDATLARLAAIGVAPFVGPDADAETGDRYAHVTDPDGHRVVVVQLGTAPAPA, translated from the coding sequence ATGACGACGACGATCGGTCGCACCGTGCTCCTGTGCCGCGACCTCGACGCGAGCGCCGCGTTCTGGGCGGACGGGTTCGGGTTCGGCACGCTGTTCCGTGGCGAGACCGACGGGTTCCCGCTGCTCCACGTGGGTCCCGGCCGCGTCGACGAGCCCGGGCTGTGGCTCGTGCCCCTGCCGGACGGCGCCACGCCCCTCACCCGCCACGGCCTGCCGAACCTCGTGCTCTACGTCGACGACCTCGACGCGACGCTCGCCCGCCTCGCCGCGATCGGCGTCGCACCGTTCGTCGGTCCCGACGCCGACGCCGAGACCGGGGACCGCTACGCGCACGTCACCGACCCCGACGGGCACCGCGTCGTCGTGGTGCAGCTCGGGACAGCTCCCGCCCCCGCGTAG
- a CDS encoding DUF2630 family protein, with translation MTTDGGIRRTISDLVAQEHELRDRLSRGEADAHEERERLRAIEVELDQCWDLLRQRDAAREFGSDPDAATVRDPGTVEGYLD, from the coding sequence ATGACGACCGACGGCGGCATCCGCAGGACGATCAGCGACCTCGTGGCGCAGGAGCACGAGCTGCGCGACCGCCTCTCGCGGGGCGAGGCCGACGCGCACGAGGAGCGCGAGCGGCTGCGCGCGATCGAGGTCGAGCTCGACCAGTGCTGGGACCTTCTGCGCCAGCGCGACGCGGCACGCGAGTTCGGCAGCGACCCGGATGCGGCGACGGTGCGCGACCCCGGTACCGTGGAGGGGTACCTGGACTGA
- a CDS encoding family 16 glycoside hydrolase codes for MLERTSLPAARRIRYRRGAAALTLGAVVVAGWAVPAAADLPEQEPGVTLRTFQLAQNPGAVCTLKSGQTPNVDKLMPTIDWSTAEQFGAEDNFISQVSANLTVPADGQYQFRVTNDDGALVYVDGQLVVENDGPNDSTSVEGSATLTAGVHDLRVDYYEGGDKQRLTLAWKTPGSSTFEVIPTSALSTEAGVVRVTAPGYKYCEGATDTAGDGLRLDAVNPNYDLVDLRPEGFEPKVSGLAFTPDEKLAVVTTGEVSSGGWRPDPVSGEVYFLDGVTTADGPEDVTATLVADELLNPMGIEVVEDSIFVSERYQLTQLTDPDGDGFYDQHTKIAEWPDGGNFHEFAFGLIHDEDYFYVNLSVAINNGGATTNPQPAANRGTSIKIDRETGEVSYVAGGLRTPNGIGFGPEGEIFATDNQGAWLPSNKLIHIQQDNFYNHYTNPAGPFDANPVAPPAVWLPQNEIANSPGNPVLVQDGEFAGQMLLGDVTYGGIQRAFLEKVDGEFQGAVFRHTAGLEVGANRTIYGPDGAIYVGGTGEGGNWGESGKLRFGLQKLVPVNEDSFDMKEMRVVEGGFEIEYTDPVSDEVVEKLADAYQVKQWRYVPTQQYGGPKVDEEPLFVTDATVSEDRTTVTLQIDGLKPGHVVYIRSPRPFASAEGTELLSTEAWYTLNSLPGYVAPADRGWYEAELAQPLGSSSIGSDHSNYSGSGFAAGMTNVGAGRTFSVTVPEAGTYPVNVRYANGIHPYTELRAKNVSLHVNGADLGQWNFPTTGSWKDWGVQTRDLELQAGTNTITLAYETGDEGNINIDVLSLGENPDICSPGEVEDGYTAIYDGTLASLQEGWRMAGPGGFGRQDDCSIRGAGGMGLLWYDQELGDSYSLKLDWKLTKDDNGGVFVGFPNPGDDPWVAVNKGYEIQIDATDADDRTTGAVYTFQGADEAARDAALKPVGQWNAYDIRVEGDRIRIYLNDVLVNDFTSTDPARLVNSFIGIQNHGNGEMVGYRNIRFKELTDEPVEELAISTTVQTRCMAGKVYVAVRATNDDTVPADITLTTPFGTKTVAGVQPGASAYQSFASRSTSVEAGTAQVSATGGDLTFQGDVAYDAASCG; via the coding sequence ATGCTCGAACGCACAAGCCTGCCGGCAGCCCGCCGGATCAGGTACCGACGCGGCGCGGCCGCCCTCACCCTCGGCGCCGTGGTCGTCGCGGGCTGGGCCGTCCCCGCCGCGGCCGACCTCCCCGAGCAGGAGCCCGGCGTCACGCTGCGGACCTTCCAGCTCGCGCAGAACCCCGGCGCGGTCTGCACCCTGAAGTCCGGCCAGACCCCCAACGTCGACAAGCTCATGCCGACCATCGACTGGTCGACGGCGGAGCAGTTCGGCGCTGAGGACAACTTCATCTCCCAGGTCAGCGCCAACCTAACCGTCCCTGCCGACGGCCAGTACCAGTTCCGCGTCACCAACGACGACGGCGCGCTGGTCTACGTCGACGGCCAGCTCGTCGTCGAGAACGACGGCCCGAACGACTCGACCTCCGTCGAGGGCAGCGCGACCCTCACCGCGGGCGTGCACGACCTGCGGGTCGACTACTACGAGGGCGGCGACAAGCAGAGGCTCACGCTCGCCTGGAAGACGCCCGGCAGCTCGACGTTCGAGGTCATCCCGACGTCGGCGCTCAGCACCGAGGCAGGCGTCGTGCGCGTGACCGCGCCCGGCTACAAGTACTGCGAGGGCGCCACCGACACGGCCGGCGACGGCCTGCGCCTCGACGCGGTCAACCCCAACTACGACCTCGTCGACCTGCGCCCCGAGGGCTTCGAGCCCAAGGTCTCGGGCCTGGCGTTCACGCCGGACGAGAAGCTCGCCGTCGTGACGACGGGCGAGGTCAGCTCCGGCGGCTGGCGGCCCGACCCGGTGTCCGGCGAGGTCTACTTCCTCGACGGCGTCACCACGGCGGACGGCCCCGAGGACGTCACGGCGACGCTCGTCGCGGACGAGCTGCTCAACCCGATGGGCATCGAGGTCGTCGAGGACTCGATCTTCGTCTCGGAGCGGTACCAGCTCACGCAGCTCACCGACCCCGACGGCGACGGGTTCTACGACCAGCACACGAAGATCGCGGAGTGGCCCGACGGCGGCAACTTCCACGAGTTCGCGTTCGGCCTGATCCACGACGAGGACTACTTCTACGTCAACCTCTCCGTGGCCATCAACAACGGCGGCGCGACGACGAACCCGCAGCCCGCGGCCAACCGCGGCACGTCGATCAAGATCGACCGCGAGACGGGCGAGGTCTCCTACGTCGCCGGCGGCCTCCGCACGCCGAACGGCATCGGCTTCGGCCCGGAGGGCGAGATCTTCGCGACGGACAACCAGGGCGCCTGGCTCCCGTCGAACAAGCTGATCCACATCCAGCAGGACAACTTCTACAACCACTACACGAACCCGGCCGGGCCGTTCGACGCGAACCCCGTCGCCCCGCCGGCCGTGTGGCTCCCGCAGAACGAGATCGCCAACTCGCCGGGCAACCCGGTCCTCGTCCAGGACGGTGAGTTCGCCGGCCAGATGCTGCTCGGCGACGTCACGTACGGCGGCATCCAGCGCGCGTTCCTCGAGAAGGTCGACGGCGAGTTCCAGGGTGCGGTCTTCCGCCACACCGCGGGCCTCGAGGTCGGTGCCAACCGCACCATCTACGGCCCCGACGGCGCGATCTACGTCGGTGGTACCGGCGAGGGCGGCAACTGGGGCGAGTCCGGCAAGCTCCGGTTCGGCCTCCAGAAGCTCGTCCCGGTGAACGAGGACTCCTTCGACATGAAGGAGATGCGCGTGGTCGAGGGCGGCTTCGAGATCGAGTACACCGACCCGGTGTCCGACGAGGTCGTGGAGAAGCTCGCCGACGCCTACCAGGTCAAGCAGTGGCGCTACGTGCCGACGCAGCAGTACGGCGGCCCGAAGGTCGACGAGGAGCCCCTCTTCGTCACGGACGCCACGGTGTCCGAGGACCGCACGACCGTCACGCTGCAGATCGACGGCCTCAAGCCCGGCCACGTCGTCTACATCCGCTCGCCGCGTCCGTTCGCCTCCGCCGAGGGCACCGAGCTCCTCAGCACCGAGGCCTGGTACACGCTCAACTCGCTGCCCGGCTACGTCGCCCCGGCCGACCGCGGCTGGTACGAGGCGGAGCTGGCGCAGCCGCTCGGCAGCTCGAGCATCGGTTCGGACCACAGCAACTACTCGGGCTCCGGCTTCGCCGCGGGCATGACGAACGTCGGCGCCGGCCGCACGTTCTCCGTGACCGTCCCCGAGGCGGGCACCTACCCGGTCAACGTGCGCTACGCCAACGGCATCCACCCGTACACGGAGCTGCGTGCCAAGAACGTCTCGCTGCACGTCAACGGCGCGGACCTCGGCCAGTGGAACTTCCCCACGACGGGAAGCTGGAAGGACTGGGGCGTGCAGACGCGCGACCTCGAGCTCCAGGCCGGCACGAACACCATCACGCTCGCGTACGAGACCGGCGACGAGGGCAACATCAACATCGACGTCCTGTCGCTCGGCGAGAACCCGGACATCTGCAGCCCGGGTGAGGTCGAGGACGGCTACACCGCGATCTACGACGGCACCCTCGCGAGCCTCCAGGAGGGCTGGCGCATGGCCGGTCCGGGTGGCTTCGGCCGCCAGGACGACTGCTCGATCCGCGGTGCGGGTGGCATGGGCCTGCTCTGGTACGACCAGGAGCTCGGTGACAGCTACAGCCTGAAGCTCGACTGGAAGCTCACGAAGGACGACAACGGCGGCGTGTTCGTCGGGTTCCCGAACCCGGGCGACGACCCGTGGGTGGCCGTCAACAAGGGCTACGAGATCCAGATCGACGCGACGGACGCCGACGACCGCACCACCGGCGCGGTCTACACGTTCCAGGGCGCCGACGAGGCAGCCCGCGACGCCGCCCTCAAGCCGGTCGGTCAGTGGAACGCGTACGACATCCGGGTCGAGGGAGACCGCATCCGCATCTACCTCAACGACGTGCTCGTCAACGACTTCACGAGCACCGACCCCGCGCGACTGGTGAACAGCTTCATCGGGATCCAGAACCACGGCAACGGCGAGATGGTCGGCTACCGGAACATCCGGTTCAAGGAGCTGACCGACGAGCCGGTCGAGGAGCTCGCGATCTCGACGACGGTCCAGACCCGCTGCATGGCGGGCAAGGTCTACGTCGCGGTCCGTGCCACGAACGACGACACGGTGCCGGCCGACATCACGCTGACGACGCCGTTCGGGACGAAGACGGTGGCCGGCGTCCAGCCGGGTGCGTCCGCGTACCAGTCGTTCGCGTCGCGCTCGACCTCGGTCGAGGCGGGCACCGCCCAGGTGTCCGCGACGGGCGGCGACCTGACGTTCCAGGGGGACGTCGCGTACGACGCCGCGTCGTGCGGCTGA